The Sneathiella sp. P13V-1 genome includes a window with the following:
- a CDS encoding MarR family transcriptional regulator encodes MSCPTEGMSIDCPTDRIVAQWRAVRPDLDPSPMAVCGDVWHAGDVLKKGVLDNIAEYKLDFPQFDVLMTLRRQEGGKTLSPSELAKEMMLSTSAMTNRLDRLEKRGFIERLTDPSDRRGQKIALTKSGFEVIDHIVVSHLETEEEMLTNLNMEERDQLRSLLSKVINK; translated from the coding sequence ATGTCCTGCCCGACGGAAGGTATGAGCATTGATTGCCCAACTGACCGCATTGTTGCCCAGTGGCGCGCTGTTAGACCAGACCTGGACCCAAGCCCAATGGCGGTTTGCGGTGATGTATGGCATGCCGGAGATGTTCTTAAGAAAGGCGTCCTGGATAACATCGCAGAATACAAACTGGATTTCCCGCAATTTGACGTGCTGATGACGTTACGCCGTCAAGAAGGGGGCAAAACCCTGTCCCCGTCTGAACTGGCCAAAGAAATGATGCTGTCCACTTCGGCCATGACCAACAGATTGGACCGGTTAGAGAAACGAGGCTTTATTGAACGCCTCACCGATCCCAGCGACCGGCGCGGTCAGAAAATTGCTCTTACAAAGTCTGGATTTGAAGTGATCGACCATATTGTAGTCTCTCATCTGGAGACAGAAGAAGAAATGCTGACAAATCTTAACATGGAAGAGCGGGATCAACTTCGCAGCCTGCTGTCTAAAGTAATCAACAAATAG
- a CDS encoding DUF6111 family protein, translating to MIRTFLVHVIPLLLPFLVYAVYLYYVNKAGGEKTWAGKTVAVLAMIGLILMSLSFVALWAFTEQTPDGDYVPTRYKDGKLIESEIIPKPSD from the coding sequence ATGATCCGTACTTTTCTTGTTCACGTAATCCCGTTACTTCTGCCGTTTCTCGTCTATGCGGTGTATTTGTATTATGTGAATAAGGCGGGTGGGGAGAAAACCTGGGCCGGAAAAACCGTGGCTGTATTGGCGATGATCGGTTTAATTCTGATGAGCCTCAGTTTTGTTGCGCTTTGGGCATTTACTGAACAGACGCCAGATGGCGACTATGTACCCACAAGATATAAAGATGGCAAGTTGATTGAATCCGAGATTATACCTAAACCTTCTGATTGA
- a CDS encoding bifunctional transcriptional activator/DNA repair enzyme AdaA, translating into MTRDEMLQAIKNRIAKYDDVFVYGVLTTGIFCKPSCKSRPAKDENMVFFETPAFAASNGFRPCRKCSPHLGGGSDAEILVKSVIGRMSEALNDNDGCKVPLKAFAEAEGCSPDHLSRMFKKTLGISGADYYELLRQKAFKQALKSGQSISEAAYETGFGSLSRVYEKSSDNLGMSPASYAKGGKGAEIAYVIVDCHLGRMLAAGTHHGICAIYFGDDDDALVEELKGEFPKAEIGKEIGDLSQWVANILDYLQRDMTVPRHIPLDMYGTAFQRKVWQELLKIAPGETRTYMDIARDLGNEKASRAVGRACATNPVSLIVPCHRVVGTDGKLHGYRWGLPRKEQLRQMEHKYA; encoded by the coding sequence ATGACACGAGATGAAATGTTGCAGGCCATTAAAAACCGGATTGCAAAATATGACGATGTTTTTGTGTATGGGGTTTTAACCACTGGGATATTTTGTAAGCCGTCCTGCAAATCCCGCCCTGCAAAGGATGAAAATATGGTGTTCTTTGAAACACCAGCCTTTGCTGCAAGTAATGGTTTTCGCCCTTGCAGGAAATGTTCTCCTCATTTGGGAGGGGGAAGTGATGCGGAGATTTTGGTCAAATCTGTCATTGGGCGCATGAGTGAGGCTTTGAACGATAATGATGGATGCAAGGTTCCCCTGAAAGCATTTGCCGAGGCAGAAGGATGTAGCCCTGATCATTTAAGCCGAATGTTTAAAAAAACATTGGGGATTAGTGGCGCTGATTATTACGAGCTATTGCGGCAAAAAGCCTTCAAACAAGCGTTAAAGTCAGGGCAGTCTATCAGTGAAGCGGCCTATGAGACAGGTTTTGGGTCCTTAAGCCGTGTTTACGAGAAATCATCGGATAATTTGGGAATGTCGCCAGCTTCATATGCAAAAGGCGGCAAAGGGGCAGAGATCGCTTATGTGATTGTTGATTGCCATCTCGGCCGAATGTTGGCGGCTGGCACCCATCATGGAATCTGTGCTATCTATTTCGGGGACGATGATGATGCGTTGGTGGAAGAGCTTAAAGGCGAGTTTCCAAAGGCGGAGATCGGAAAAGAAATCGGTGATCTGTCACAATGGGTAGCCAATATTCTGGATTATCTCCAGAGGGATATGACAGTGCCACGTCACATTCCACTGGATATGTATGGCACCGCATTTCAACGGAAAGTCTGGCAGGAACTTTTGAAAATTGCACCTGGGGAGACCCGCACCTATATGGATATCGCGCGAGATCTTGGAAATGAGAAAGCCTCCCGCGCGGTGGGGCGGGCCTGCGCGACGAACCCGGTTTCCTTAATCGTCCCATGCCACCGTGTGGTAGGAACAGATGGTAAGTTACATGGGTACCGCTGGGGTCTTCCGCGTAAAGAACAGCTTCGCCAGATGGAACATAAGTATGCTTAA
- a CDS encoding DUF4159 domain-containing protein, with translation MMFSSLSSLTFAFPWVLSLFIFLPLLYWFLKIIPPRPREIVFPAMRLLLSLPNTEQTAKSIPWWLLLIRMSLAALIIVTLAGPRLHAEADQARSGPLVLLIDNNWQLAPSWRDAEIRILQLIEQAEKNERLIAFLPLATLDDKTKNTVDLLTPDVAKSRLGELTPLSIPLSPDFKPEQLAALKNLTTPEFAYVSSGFISKSDEKSHLALLRFLEELGPVTVYQSDLPDGPHIIAPPTHQGSRFVIPVSRAQGSKLAIGRVSGKDSNGKALFVRDYLFEAGKDAMEVAIDLPVSLINTIERLEIVGGNSAASIYLLDNRWQRPEIGIVDQSRQKTSHALLDELHYLRKALHPFFTIQNAPIDELIAEKVQIIILPDTGQLPLITRQKLTTWIERGGLLIRFSGPLLAASGTDFTPVRLRTGNRNLDGSISWSKPAALGPMPEDSPFRNLSIPKNVEVRKQVLAVPSSDLTGKIWAQLNDGTPLVTAAKMGGGQNILFHTTASTAWSNLVLSGLFVEMLREIGFQANNPSEFRSAEATLPPLMILDGLGRAVLGAYDISPVALAPGAFPEVSAAHPAGYYGDTTQRTALNVGSANLSYKITDFSSLKAPILPLVTEQELDLKPYLISAIFLLLLVDLIGLLYLQGPSIARFGKKPTEALTLLIGLSILSFFIGAPEALAEETEERILAATLKTRLGYIVTGDPEVDRITRAGMNGISLLINKRTSVEIAEPMPVNLSENELLFYPFVYWPMTADFPIPDDKAIEKIRAYMANGGTLVVDTRNQIKKSVFGGSLSNSPENRRLQEIMAKLDVPRLRPVPVDHVLTRAFYLMQAFPGRYFDGEVWLADTEDILGNDGVSPIIIGSNDWAAAWAIDESGRPTIAVSPGGPRQRELARRFGINLVMYTLTGSYKSDQVHIPAILERLGQ, from the coding sequence ATGATGTTTTCCTCACTTTCCAGCCTGACATTTGCCTTCCCATGGGTTTTAAGCCTGTTCATTTTCCTGCCACTTCTTTACTGGTTTTTGAAAATCATTCCACCGCGGCCAAGAGAAATTGTCTTCCCCGCGATGCGCCTCTTACTCTCACTCCCAAACACTGAGCAAACAGCCAAATCAATTCCCTGGTGGTTGCTCCTGATCCGAATGTCGCTTGCTGCCCTTATTATTGTTACGCTTGCCGGACCTCGCCTTCACGCTGAAGCGGATCAGGCGCGCTCAGGCCCTCTCGTACTGTTGATAGATAATAATTGGCAGCTTGCACCCAGTTGGCGCGATGCGGAGATTCGCATTTTACAGCTGATCGAGCAGGCGGAGAAGAATGAAAGACTTATTGCATTCCTGCCTTTGGCAACACTGGATGATAAGACCAAGAACACGGTCGATCTCCTGACACCTGACGTGGCAAAATCACGTCTTGGGGAATTGACGCCACTTTCCATCCCGCTTTCGCCGGATTTCAAGCCTGAACAATTGGCCGCCTTAAAAAACCTGACCACACCAGAGTTTGCTTACGTCAGCTCTGGCTTTATCAGCAAAAGCGATGAAAAATCCCATTTGGCTCTTCTCAGGTTTTTAGAAGAACTGGGTCCTGTCACCGTTTATCAATCTGACCTACCGGATGGCCCACACATCATTGCCCCCCCAACCCATCAAGGCAGCCGCTTTGTTATCCCTGTATCCCGCGCGCAGGGAAGTAAACTTGCCATTGGCCGGGTGAGCGGCAAAGACAGCAACGGAAAGGCACTATTTGTAAGAGACTACCTGTTTGAAGCAGGCAAGGATGCAATGGAGGTAGCGATTGATCTACCGGTCTCGCTTATCAATACGATAGAACGTCTGGAAATTGTGGGCGGGAACAGTGCCGCGTCGATCTACTTACTGGATAATCGCTGGCAGAGACCAGAGATTGGAATTGTTGATCAATCAAGGCAGAAAACGTCTCATGCCTTACTGGATGAGTTGCATTACTTAAGGAAAGCACTACACCCCTTCTTCACGATCCAAAACGCCCCAATTGACGAACTAATCGCGGAAAAAGTCCAGATTATTATCTTGCCGGACACAGGCCAATTGCCCCTCATCACTCGGCAAAAACTTACAACTTGGATCGAGCGCGGCGGCCTTTTAATACGCTTTTCTGGCCCTTTACTGGCGGCGTCAGGTACTGATTTCACACCTGTTCGCCTCAGAACCGGCAATCGCAATCTGGATGGCAGCATTTCCTGGAGCAAGCCCGCTGCGCTTGGCCCCATGCCAGAAGACAGCCCGTTTCGCAACCTGAGCATTCCGAAAAATGTAGAAGTTCGAAAGCAGGTATTAGCGGTTCCCTCCTCTGACCTTACAGGTAAAATCTGGGCACAATTGAACGATGGCACACCTTTGGTAACCGCTGCCAAAATGGGAGGCGGTCAGAATATTCTATTTCATACTACGGCCTCAACGGCATGGTCAAATCTGGTATTAAGCGGCCTTTTTGTTGAAATGTTACGTGAAATTGGCTTTCAGGCAAACAATCCGTCTGAGTTCAGATCCGCAGAGGCCACGCTTCCCCCGCTTATGATCTTGGACGGGCTTGGGCGCGCCGTTCTAGGGGCCTATGACATATCACCCGTCGCATTGGCACCCGGTGCATTCCCTGAAGTCAGCGCTGCACATCCTGCGGGGTATTATGGTGACACCACACAAAGAACCGCTTTGAATGTGGGTAGTGCAAACCTCTCCTATAAGATCACTGATTTTTCCAGCTTGAAGGCTCCTATACTACCTCTTGTTACAGAGCAGGAACTGGATCTGAAGCCCTACCTGATCAGCGCCATTTTTCTTCTACTGCTCGTTGACCTTATCGGTCTCCTTTATTTGCAAGGACCGAGCATTGCTCGATTTGGCAAAAAGCCAACAGAGGCACTAACGCTTCTCATTGGTCTGTCCATCTTGTCCTTTTTTATAGGTGCGCCTGAGGCGTTGGCGGAAGAAACTGAGGAACGTATTCTTGCCGCGACGCTGAAAACCAGATTGGGCTATATCGTCACTGGAGATCCTGAAGTCGACCGCATTACGCGCGCTGGAATGAACGGCATCAGTCTGCTGATTAACAAGCGAACTTCCGTCGAAATTGCAGAACCAATGCCCGTAAACTTGTCGGAGAATGAGCTGCTTTTCTACCCTTTTGTCTATTGGCCCATGACAGCTGATTTCCCTATTCCTGATGATAAGGCGATCGAGAAAATCAGAGCCTATATGGCGAACGGTGGAACGCTTGTTGTCGACACACGCAATCAGATTAAGAAAAGTGTTTTCGGCGGCAGCCTGTCAAACAGTCCAGAAAATCGGCGCCTTCAAGAAATCATGGCAAAGCTCGATGTTCCAAGGCTGCGACCTGTGCCAGTGGATCATGTCCTAACTCGTGCTTTCTATCTTATGCAGGCCTTTCCTGGCCGATATTTTGACGGAGAAGTCTGGCTCGCGGATACCGAGGATATTCTGGGGAATGACGGTGTATCACCGATCATCATTGGCAGCAACGATTGGGCAGCCGCCTGGGCCATTGATGAGAGCGGGCGGCCTACAATTGCCGTCTCCCCGGGAGGGCCGCGTCAAAGAGAGCTTGCCCGACGATTTGGAATTAATCTGGTGATGTATACCCTGACAGGTAGTTACAAGTCGGACCAGGTTCATATACCTGCTATTCTGGAACGATTAGGCCAATGA
- a CDS encoding DUF58 domain-containing protein yields the protein MKSIQDHYRKVNESRAAADELVAGLPALTLSAEKLSRMIINGPHGRRRSGEGQDFWQFRPYEAGEEAQQIDWRQSAKRQSPHIRQSEQQTSDAMYFWLDRSRGMSYRSDREIRSKEEYGLLLILSLAILLDRGEEDYTLISGELSLSHGQLHLDHFARALVERRKSSYALNKNATKRTTGHVLMVSDFLMNEEHLEDLVEEFSSIGRRGIFLHLADPAEITLPFEGRIKFSHYQDEDTVTIEKVSEVREAYQSRFKSHCKNIQKLAQKIGWTYLFADTSEPAVDILAELMHQVGGR from the coding sequence ATGAAATCCATTCAGGATCATTATCGAAAGGTGAATGAAAGCAGGGCTGCCGCTGACGAGCTTGTCGCCGGTCTCCCTGCGTTGACGCTTTCGGCTGAGAAACTATCCCGGATGATAATTAATGGACCTCATGGCCGCCGCAGATCTGGTGAAGGACAGGATTTTTGGCAATTCAGGCCTTATGAAGCTGGTGAAGAAGCCCAGCAAATCGACTGGCGACAATCTGCAAAACGCCAATCGCCTCACATCCGCCAAAGCGAGCAACAGACAAGTGATGCGATGTATTTTTGGTTGGATCGCAGCCGGGGTATGTCTTATCGCTCCGACCGTGAAATCAGGAGCAAAGAAGAGTATGGTCTTCTTCTTATTCTCTCACTTGCCATTCTTCTAGACCGAGGTGAAGAGGATTACACTTTAATCAGTGGGGAGCTCTCTCTGTCCCATGGTCAGCTTCATTTGGACCATTTTGCCCGAGCTCTGGTGGAAAGGCGCAAATCCAGCTATGCCTTAAACAAAAACGCAACGAAGCGAACAACGGGTCATGTTCTGATGGTCAGCGACTTCCTGATGAACGAGGAACATTTGGAAGATTTGGTCGAAGAATTTTCTTCCATCGGCAGAAGAGGAATTTTCCTTCATCTTGCTGACCCTGCTGAAATCACACTTCCTTTTGAAGGGCGTATAAAATTCTCTCACTATCAAGATGAAGACACCGTGACGATTGAGAAAGTCTCTGAGGTGCGAGAGGCCTATCAGAGTAGATTCAAATCACACTGCAAGAACATACAGAAACTGGCGCAAAAAATTGGTTGGACCTATCTATTTGCAGATACGTCTGAACCGGCAGTAGATATACTTGCAGAGCTCATGCACCAGGTCGGAGGGCGATGA
- a CDS encoding DMT family transporter produces the protein MRDLLKNPVALLLATGALIGFNFPLGKISAEAGVPPMVWALVLSAGVCLTLLPLLLLGGKFSFPKGKAIRYVVISAVISFVIPNILLFTVIPHVGSGFSGLMFALSPVFTLTISLMARLKGPSFLGVVGIVLGLIGATIVSFSRSQHADVSSYFWILAALAVPLSLAFGNVYRTIDWPEGESPDALAFWSHAVAVIIYLILLGYQQNLEMTWSVFNVPEALLFQLVFAGMTFPLFFRLQKAAGPVLLSQIGYVAAAVGLLAATLFLGEIYSPLTWVGAAVITVGICVTIAAEIRKPKRVALAV, from the coding sequence ATGCGTGATTTGCTTAAAAATCCGGTCGCCCTTTTATTGGCGACCGGAGCCCTCATTGGTTTCAACTTTCCTTTGGGCAAAATCTCAGCAGAAGCGGGTGTCCCCCCAATGGTTTGGGCGCTCGTCTTGTCCGCAGGTGTATGCTTGACATTATTGCCCCTTCTTTTACTTGGCGGTAAGTTCAGTTTCCCAAAAGGTAAAGCCATCCGATACGTTGTGATCTCAGCGGTCATCTCGTTTGTAATCCCTAACATTCTTCTTTTTACGGTGATCCCCCATGTGGGGTCGGGTTTTAGTGGTTTGATGTTTGCACTCTCCCCCGTCTTTACTTTGACCATCTCATTGATGGCGAGGTTGAAGGGGCCAAGTTTTTTGGGGGTTGTCGGGATTGTGCTTGGGCTTATTGGAGCAACCATTGTCAGTTTTTCCAGAAGCCAGCATGCGGATGTCAGTTCCTATTTCTGGATCTTGGCGGCGCTTGCAGTTCCTCTTTCTCTCGCTTTTGGAAATGTATATCGAACAATAGATTGGCCTGAAGGCGAAAGCCCCGATGCACTTGCTTTTTGGAGCCATGCTGTGGCTGTAATTATCTACCTAATATTGCTCGGGTATCAGCAGAACCTGGAGATGACATGGTCTGTTTTTAATGTACCAGAAGCTTTGCTGTTTCAGCTTGTTTTTGCAGGAATGACATTTCCGCTGTTCTTCAGGTTACAAAAAGCAGCAGGTCCTGTCCTGTTAAGCCAGATTGGATATGTGGCGGCAGCGGTTGGGTTGCTGGCAGCGACGTTGTTCCTTGGCGAAATTTACAGCCCGCTTACATGGGTTGGTGCTGCTGTAATCACAGTTGGTATTTGTGTGACGATTGCTGCAGAAATCAGAAAACCAAAGAGGGTGGCTTTAGCTGTTTAA
- a CDS encoding nitroreductase family protein, giving the protein MTRSTQFDVDPIFVSRWSPRAFDPVSIPEEDVNRMLEAARWAPSAYNIQPWRFVYALRDDENWEEFVSLLNPFNAGWAKDASALFFLVSDTIMPGDGDRPDMPATTNSLDAGGAWVQLALQATQMGYHAHAMAGIEYDQIREKLEIPERFKIEAGIAVGTRIADHALDAEQKAAEVPSPRKAVEEIAYRGSFQHA; this is encoded by the coding sequence ATGACAAGAAGCACACAGTTTGATGTTGATCCCATTTTTGTAAGCCGTTGGTCCCCACGGGCTTTTGATCCTGTATCCATCCCTGAAGAAGATGTAAATCGTATGTTGGAAGCAGCCCGCTGGGCGCCATCCGCATATAATATTCAGCCATGGCGTTTTGTTTATGCGCTGCGTGATGATGAAAACTGGGAAGAGTTTGTATCTTTACTGAATCCGTTCAATGCGGGATGGGCGAAGGATGCCTCCGCACTGTTTTTCCTTGTATCCGATACAATTATGCCCGGAGACGGTGATCGTCCTGATATGCCGGCGACAACAAATAGCCTGGATGCTGGCGGTGCTTGGGTTCAACTTGCGCTTCAGGCAACACAGATGGGATATCATGCACATGCAATGGCTGGTATCGAGTATGATCAGATCCGCGAAAAACTGGAAATCCCGGAGCGTTTCAAAATTGAAGCTGGTATTGCAGTGGGAACACGCATTGCCGATCATGCTTTAGACGCAGAACAAAAAGCAGCTGAGGTTCCATCCCCTCGTAAAGCTGTTGAAGAGATTGCCTATAGAGGCAGTTTTCAACATGCGTGA
- a CDS encoding CCA tRNA nucleotidyltransferase: MSDTFKSQNLSLGQPEWLDYPESKKLFSAISLAGGSGRFVGGCVRDAFFDKVSDDLDICTDLEPHQTMKVLEEAGFRVIPTGIDHGTVTALMNDRKFEVTTLRHDVETHGRHATVAYTTSFEEDAARRDFTFNALSVDENGKLFDYFDGLSDLREGRVRFIGNASERIEEDRLRVLRFFRFYARYGEGDVDEDAFLACAKAKDKLGSLSIERVTREIKLLFSTLAPMDAVRVMDLTGVQNAILPGASSLEKLKAISEVTSDPIVRLVAYFERDLGWAKNLSNHLRLPLSEHNRVIGGCTPVVFGQTDDKELKSLIYTFGPAIIEDQCVLAILEDGNHSLLNSRVELVRTWEVPELPVKGRDILLAGVRAGPLVGKILKELEKSWIESEFKLSKEALLSQLPTHID; this comes from the coding sequence GTGTCTGATACGTTCAAAAGCCAAAACCTGTCACTTGGGCAACCGGAATGGCTGGATTATCCAGAAAGCAAAAAGCTGTTTTCTGCGATTAGTCTAGCTGGCGGGAGCGGGAGGTTTGTTGGCGGATGTGTCAGGGATGCCTTCTTTGACAAAGTCAGCGACGATCTTGATATTTGCACTGACCTAGAGCCGCATCAGACCATGAAAGTGCTTGAAGAGGCGGGCTTTCGCGTTATCCCCACAGGTATAGATCACGGCACTGTCACGGCGCTAATGAATGACCGAAAGTTTGAGGTGACCACTTTGCGCCATGATGTGGAGACACATGGTCGTCATGCGACAGTTGCCTACACCACTTCCTTCGAAGAAGACGCTGCGCGCCGAGACTTTACGTTTAATGCCCTGTCTGTAGACGAAAATGGGAAGCTATTCGATTATTTCGATGGCTTGTCAGATTTACGGGAGGGGCGGGTGCGCTTTATCGGAAATGCTTCTGAGCGGATTGAAGAAGACCGTCTTCGTGTCCTCCGGTTTTTCAGGTTTTATGCGCGCTATGGCGAAGGGGATGTCGATGAAGACGCTTTTCTGGCATGCGCCAAAGCGAAAGATAAACTTGGATCTTTATCCATTGAAAGGGTGACCCGGGAAATTAAGTTGCTCTTTTCAACACTCGCACCTATGGATGCGGTAAGGGTGATGGATCTGACCGGGGTACAGAATGCGATATTGCCGGGTGCCTCGTCGCTTGAAAAGCTAAAGGCGATCAGTGAGGTGACATCTGATCCCATTGTGCGATTGGTTGCGTATTTTGAGAGGGATTTAGGCTGGGCGAAAAACCTTTCCAATCATCTTCGCCTCCCGCTATCAGAGCATAATAGGGTAATCGGCGGATGCACTCCCGTTGTATTTGGGCAAACAGATGATAAAGAACTGAAGTCTTTAATATACACCTTTGGTCCCGCAATTATCGAAGATCAGTGTGTTCTCGCCATTTTGGAGGATGGAAATCACTCTCTTCTCAATTCCCGGGTGGAGTTGGTGAGGACCTGGGAGGTGCCCGAGTTGCCTGTAAAAGGCAGGGATATTCTGCTGGCCGGAGTGCGCGCTGGACCACTTGTTGGTAAGATTCTAAAGGAACTGGAGAAAAGTTGGATAGAGAGTGAATTTAAACTTTCTAAGGAAGCGCTTCTTTCGCAGTTGCCCACGCATATCGACTGA
- a CDS encoding DUF1285 domain-containing protein: MTSSASTDGLNAIIAQIKDKKHPPVHLWNPEFCGDLDMKIARDGTWYYLGSPIGRKPLVKLFSSVIRYDDDGKYYLVTPVEKIGITVEDAPFVAVEMFVEGSSQDQVISFRTHVEDFVIVDKEHPIRLTIDASSKEPAPYVLVRANLEALIIRSVFYDLIGLGVEKEVDGVRHFGVWSSGEFFDFGVMDELFEA, encoded by the coding sequence ATGACAAGTTCTGCATCTACGGACGGTCTAAACGCCATCATCGCGCAGATCAAAGATAAAAAGCATCCGCCCGTCCATCTATGGAACCCGGAATTTTGCGGTGATCTGGATATGAAAATCGCCCGAGATGGAACCTGGTATTATCTGGGGTCACCGATCGGGAGAAAACCGCTTGTTAAGCTGTTTTCTAGCGTTATTCGCTATGATGATGACGGGAAATACTATCTGGTGACACCGGTTGAGAAAATCGGAATTACGGTTGAGGATGCCCCTTTTGTCGCGGTTGAAATGTTTGTAGAGGGAAGCAGTCAGGATCAGGTGATCAGCTTTCGCACACATGTTGAAGATTTCGTGATTGTCGATAAAGAACACCCGATCAGACTAACAATTGATGCATCCAGCAAGGAGCCCGCGCCGTATGTGTTAGTAAGAGCAAATCTGGAAGCGCTGATCATCCGATCAGTATTTTATGATCTGATTGGTTTGGGTGTTGAAAAAGAAGTAGACGGCGTCCGGCATTTCGGTGTTTGGAGTAGCGGTGAGTTTTTTGATTTTGGGGTAATGGATGAACTTTTTGAAGCATAA
- a CDS encoding AAA family ATPase, producing the protein MENLSNPEQKTLEQIEALSEKLDKLQEEIRGQVFGQEDVIQKTIITLLAGGHALLVGVPGLAKTRLARTLGTAMGLDEKRVQFTPDLMPADILGSEILDKDSTGRQHFRFVKGPVFSQLLMADEINRASPRTQSALLQAMQEKHVTIAGHQYDLPTPFHVLATQNPIEQEGTYPLPEAQLDRFLMRIDIDYPSIETEKQILLETTGNQETPLSQALSSNDLIEAQTLVRDIPVSDQVIEAILKIVHSARPGSSDNPLVRDYVIWGPGPRASQAMILAARARALLQGRFSPSIEDVIYLAPSILGHRMSISYHARAEEISLDGIIQNLLESIR; encoded by the coding sequence ATGGAAAATCTCAGCAATCCGGAACAAAAAACACTAGAGCAAATCGAAGCGTTGAGTGAAAAACTCGACAAATTGCAGGAAGAAATCCGCGGCCAGGTATTTGGTCAGGAAGATGTTATTCAGAAAACTATTATCACCCTTCTGGCAGGTGGGCATGCGCTTCTAGTAGGTGTTCCCGGGCTCGCTAAAACGAGGCTCGCCCGCACCCTTGGAACGGCAATGGGTTTAGACGAAAAACGGGTTCAATTCACCCCGGACCTTATGCCCGCTGATATTTTGGGCTCTGAAATTCTGGATAAAGATAGCACCGGACGCCAGCATTTCAGGTTCGTTAAAGGCCCTGTATTCAGTCAGCTATTAATGGCGGATGAGATTAACCGGGCCAGCCCCCGCACCCAGTCGGCACTGTTGCAGGCAATGCAGGAAAAGCATGTCACAATCGCGGGGCATCAATATGACCTGCCGACACCCTTTCATGTGCTTGCTACGCAGAACCCGATAGAACAGGAAGGGACCTACCCTCTACCTGAAGCCCAACTTGACCGTTTTTTGATGCGGATTGATATCGACTACCCGTCCATCGAGACAGAAAAGCAGATCCTTTTGGAAACCACGGGTAACCAGGAAACCCCTTTAAGTCAGGCCCTTAGTTCAAATGATCTTATAGAAGCGCAAACTCTGGTCAGAGACATTCCTGTAAGTGATCAGGTTATTGAAGCCATTTTGAAAATTGTGCACTCGGCAAGACCGGGAAGCAGTGACAATCCATTGGTTCGCGATTACGTAATTTGGGGACCCGGCCCTCGCGCCAGTCAGGCTATGATCCTCGCGGCCAGAGCGCGGGCCCTTCTTCAAGGACGTTTCAGTCCGTCAATTGAAGATGTTATCTATCTGGCGCCGTCCATTTTGGGCCACCGCATGTCCATCAGCTATCACGCCAGAGCTGAGGAAATCTCGCTGGACGGCATTATTCAAAATCTGCTGGAATCCATAAGGTAA
- a CDS encoding CoA pyrophosphatase: MNFLKHNQMDFRNTIEPVLDPFPEAHLSLAEIDASYRGDHDLNPASFPGEVTTFKPAAVLVPIVMRQEEPSVILTRRASHLKKHAGQISFPGGRAEDADDSIVHTALRESQEEIGLNPNLVDVVGTLSTYVTVTQYSVVPIVGLVEPDFDLTPEEGEVSEIFEVPLGFLLDKSNHQKHSGFHNGIERFWYAMPYNDYYIWGATAGMIKDLSERVHSL, from the coding sequence ATGAACTTTTTGAAGCATAATCAGATGGATTTCAGGAATACCATCGAACCGGTTCTTGACCCTTTTCCTGAAGCCCATCTTTCTTTGGCTGAAATTGATGCTTCTTATCGGGGGGATCATGATCTGAACCCGGCGAGTTTTCCGGGAGAAGTTACCACCTTCAAACCTGCTGCTGTTCTAGTGCCTATTGTCATGCGGCAAGAAGAACCTTCTGTCATCTTGACCAGAAGGGCGAGTCACTTAAAGAAACATGCGGGGCAGATCAGTTTTCCGGGAGGACGTGCAGAGGATGCTGATGACAGCATTGTCCATACGGCCCTACGGGAGAGCCAAGAAGAAATCGGCCTTAATCCAAATCTGGTCGATGTGGTTGGAACGTTGAGTACCTATGTCACCGTTACGCAATATTCTGTTGTTCCCATTGTTGGATTGGTCGAGCCTGATTTTGATTTAACTCCCGAAGAGGGAGAAGTTTCTGAGATTTTCGAAGTACCGCTTGGCTTCCTGCTCGATAAGAGTAATCATCAGAAACATAGCGGCTTTCATAACGGCATTGAGCGTTTCTGGTACGCAATGCCTTACAATGACTATTACATCTGGGGGGCAACCGCCGGCATGATTAAGGATCTTTCGGAAAGGGTGCATTCATTATGA